In Janthinobacterium sp. J1-1, a single genomic region encodes these proteins:
- a CDS encoding IS630 family transposase: MDYLARAGRCELLFYDESGFSPNPPIQSGWSPIGQTRGVEPLSHGERVNVLGALSHDHKLHWRTQRRPTVRDDVIAFFDELAAQKHTVPRIVVLDNASFHRGSQIEKCRRKWMAQGLFLYYLPPYSPELNRIEILWKQAKYFWRRFAGLKGSELLSEVESLMKGFGTAFTINFV, translated from the coding sequence TTGGATTACTTGGCACGCGCCGGGCGGTGTGAACTGCTGTTTTATGACGAATCCGGTTTCAGCCCGAATCCGCCGATTCAGTCCGGTTGGTCGCCGATTGGGCAGACGCGTGGCGTGGAACCGCTATCGCATGGCGAGCGCGTGAATGTTCTGGGTGCGCTCAGCCATGACCACAAGCTGCACTGGCGAACGCAACGTCGGCCGACAGTACGCGACGACGTGATCGCTTTTTTCGACGAGCTCGCGGCACAAAAACATACCGTGCCGCGCATTGTCGTACTGGACAATGCGTCATTTCACAGGGGGTCGCAGATTGAGAAATGCCGACGAAAATGGATGGCACAGGGACTGTTTCTGTATTACTTGCCGCCTTACAGCCCGGAACTGAATCGCATCGAGATCCTGTGGAAACAGGCCAAGTACTTCTGGCGCCGTTTCGCCGGGCTGAAAGGAAGTGAGTTGCTGAGCGAGGTGGAATCCTTGATGAAAGGTTTCGGAACTGCATTCACAATAAATTTCGTCTGA
- a CDS encoding protein kinase: MELLDPVLQPALQDDTLSAHYEVRRLLGEGGFGHVYEAWDAKLCRSVALKRLKQHADMLHPEKLLNEARLAASLRHPAFVRIFSIDGDGKSQSIVMELVEGQTLGQVMHAAAMPLDAALDIAQQIADAMDEAHAMDLVHGDLKPSNLMLEANGKVRILDFGLARQLDPQATQTTLLCDLQGTIAYMAPERLMGRLPDMRGDIYALGAMLYEMLAGQRPFSHLNGLALAAAHMQSNAVWPALPDTVPPAIDALVRSMTGHEPMDRPRTMGVIKEAIAAHRSGLISASAAVPTPETTLPTVPPTTVSIRVLVPRKRSLQIGAGIMVLMLLLTWQWSNIAPAVTALVTGKKAPAPYSEVESMAAGMKALRTFDQQISQYQALEHFSKILKHKPEHAGANAGTSLVSTLRYLGSDRDPTWLQRADVTAKQALITDDQLALAHVAKAWVLEYKGKHDQAQQETTIALNLEPNNFLGLYGKARLFNRAQKFYLAKDILEASLQIYPDNSPFISLLARIHYNQGNYIEAEKLFRKVVKLEPGLANAYAHLSATLDRLNRNDEALQILQQGLQINPDWELYTNLGNALFNRGDYLGAVQSFKNAVSDKKGSPNNYLLWANLADAQRWVPGQIELSRESYRQAIMLAKYAFKNMPDDFNIHSRLALYSAYIGLREDALKHVAQAINLAPTLPDVHFRAALTYELLGNRNEAITALAHALERGYPINLIEATPDLLALRRDARYQKLLTHIERK; this comes from the coding sequence ATGGAATTGCTCGATCCGGTGCTGCAGCCTGCGCTGCAAGATGACACCCTCAGCGCGCACTACGAAGTGCGCCGGCTGCTGGGCGAAGGCGGTTTCGGCCACGTGTACGAAGCGTGGGATGCCAAGCTGTGCCGCAGCGTGGCGCTCAAGCGCCTCAAGCAGCATGCCGACATGCTGCATCCGGAAAAGCTGCTCAACGAAGCGCGCCTGGCGGCGTCCCTGCGCCACCCCGCTTTCGTGCGCATCTTCTCGATCGACGGCGACGGCAAGAGCCAGTCCATCGTGATGGAACTGGTCGAAGGCCAGACCCTGGGACAAGTCATGCACGCAGCGGCCATGCCGCTCGACGCCGCGCTCGACATCGCCCAGCAGATCGCCGACGCGATGGACGAAGCGCACGCCATGGACCTGGTGCATGGCGACTTGAAACCATCGAATTTGATGTTGGAAGCAAACGGCAAGGTGCGCATCCTCGACTTTGGCCTGGCGCGCCAGCTGGACCCGCAAGCGACGCAAACCACGCTGCTGTGCGACCTGCAGGGCACGATTGCCTACATGGCGCCCGAGCGCCTGATGGGGCGCCTGCCCGACATGCGCGGCGACATCTATGCGCTGGGCGCCATGCTGTATGAAATGCTGGCCGGCCAGCGCCCGTTCTCGCACCTGAACGGCCTGGCCCTGGCCGCCGCGCATATGCAGTCGAATGCGGTCTGGCCAGCGTTGCCAGACACCGTGCCGCCTGCCATCGATGCGCTGGTGCGGTCGATGACGGGGCATGAGCCGATGGATCGGCCGAGGACGATGGGGGTGATAAAGGAAGCGATCGCGGCGCACCGCAGCGGTCTGATATCGGCATCTGCCGCAGTTCCGACACCTGAAACCACATTGCCGACCGTGCCCCCCACAACTGTTTCAATTCGAGTTCTAGTACCGCGCAAGCGCAGTTTGCAAATTGGTGCAGGGATTATGGTGTTGATGTTGTTACTCACTTGGCAATGGTCCAATATAGCACCTGCAGTAACAGCTTTGGTCACTGGAAAAAAAGCGCCGGCACCATATTCCGAGGTAGAAAGTATGGCTGCGGGGATGAAGGCGTTACGTACATTCGACCAACAAATTTCTCAATATCAGGCGCTGGAACATTTCAGCAAAATTCTCAAGCACAAACCCGAACATGCAGGTGCAAACGCAGGCACTTCGCTGGTATCCACATTACGCTATCTCGGCAGTGATCGCGATCCCACCTGGTTACAACGCGCAGATGTTACAGCGAAGCAAGCATTAATAACCGACGACCAGTTAGCCTTGGCGCATGTAGCGAAGGCTTGGGTGCTTGAGTACAAAGGAAAACACGATCAAGCTCAACAAGAAACGACTATTGCATTAAATTTAGAACCAAACAATTTTCTCGGATTGTATGGTAAAGCTCGACTGTTTAATCGTGCACAAAAATTTTATTTAGCAAAAGACATACTTGAGGCATCTTTACAAATTTATCCTGACAATAGTCCGTTCATTTCTCTCCTAGCGCGCATACACTATAATCAGGGAAACTATATTGAGGCAGAAAAGCTTTTTAGAAAGGTAGTAAAATTAGAACCAGGATTAGCAAACGCATATGCCCATCTTAGTGCCACACTCGATCGTTTAAATCGCAATGATGAAGCGCTACAAATTCTACAACAAGGATTGCAAATAAATCCAGATTGGGAACTTTACACCAACTTAGGCAATGCACTATTTAATCGCGGAGACTATTTAGGTGCAGTTCAATCATTTAAAAATGCAGTCTCCGATAAAAAAGGAAGCCCCAACAATTATTTACTTTGGGCAAATCTAGCAGATGCTCAACGATGGGTTCCAGGCCAAATTGAACTTTCGCGCGAATCTTATCGCCAGGCCATAATGCTTGCCAAATACGCATTCAAAAACATGCCTGATGACTTTAACATTCATTCTCGTCTGGCATTATATTCTGCGTATATTGGCTTGCGTGAAGATGCGTTAAAGCACGTGGCGCAAGCTATCAATCTTGCTCCAACTTTGCCAGATGTTCATTTTCGCGCAGCATTAACCTATGAATTACTAGGCAACCGCAACGAAGCTATAACTGCTCTCGCACACGCCCTGGAGCGGGGCTACCCTATCAATTTGATCGAAGCAACTCCCGATCTGTTGGCACTGAGGCGAGATGCTCGCTATCAAAAACTACTTACTCACATCGAAAGAAAATAG
- the tssF gene encoding type VI secretion system baseplate subunit TssF, producing MDKLLQYYERELGTLGAHNQAFARRYPALAGALGMAGGEPGDPHLARMLQSFAMFNARTAKRLDDAFGQFSDTLLDVNFPHYLRPFPSCSIARVDSDGHDDIGPLVIPRGTVMHAQEQQGVACKFSTAWDVTVAPLRLFDVRYQAVLAAPPALRLASELGSAISIGIEATGAVPALGKLTLPSLRLFLDGEPALCASLRDALFLRVRGACVEIVDGAGKGRWLALEQIPVAAVGFAPGEALIPFQATAHPAYRLLTEYFAFPEKFNFIDIGLAPILALLPDDCRRCSVHLLLADVHADSAIARILRPLSKRNLLTGCTPVVNLFAQAANPLRLTHTSADYPLLPSVRQAHGHDIYSVDSVRVFGGSGQGAAPDTYFPLYSMRHGEAGGRRGRYWLTRRDEVMALSHPGYEMRIAFVDSAMVPLHDSTQTVSINLTCSNRDWPTRLAYGAPGGDLRHEGPASSLPVRLLRKPGAPCRFASGAPAHWRLIAQLSLNHQSLGQQGLPVFKQILELYNLPGSISAARQIAGITGLRQRPASTWLADEAGGSLVFGIEVVLTVDEDAFAGSGLHAFAQVIEHFLGLYVHLASYTRLIVLSHQSGKELLCCLPRNGSQTLV from the coding sequence ATGGACAAGCTGCTGCAGTATTACGAGCGTGAACTGGGTACCCTGGGCGCGCATAACCAGGCGTTCGCGCGGCGCTATCCGGCGCTGGCCGGCGCGCTCGGCATGGCCGGTGGCGAGCCCGGCGATCCGCACCTGGCGCGCATGCTGCAGTCGTTTGCCATGTTCAATGCGCGCACGGCCAAGCGGCTCGACGATGCATTCGGCCAATTCAGCGATACCCTGCTGGACGTGAATTTTCCGCATTATCTGCGGCCGTTCCCGTCGTGCTCGATTGCCCGCGTGGACAGCGATGGCCATGACGATATCGGCCCGCTTGTGATTCCACGCGGCACTGTCATGCATGCGCAGGAACAGCAGGGCGTGGCTTGCAAGTTCAGCACGGCGTGGGACGTGACGGTCGCGCCGCTGCGCCTGTTTGACGTGCGCTATCAGGCCGTGCTGGCGGCGCCGCCAGCGCTGCGCCTGGCCAGCGAACTGGGGTCGGCCATCAGCATCGGCATCGAAGCCACCGGCGCGGTGCCCGCCCTGGGCAAGCTGACCCTGCCGTCACTGCGCTTGTTCCTCGATGGCGAACCGGCCTTGTGCGCGAGCTTGCGCGATGCCCTGTTTCTGCGCGTGCGCGGCGCCTGCGTCGAGATCGTCGATGGCGCCGGGAAAGGACGCTGGCTGGCGCTGGAGCAGATTCCGGTCGCGGCGGTGGGCTTTGCACCAGGCGAAGCGTTGATCCCGTTCCAGGCCACTGCGCACCCGGCCTACCGCCTGCTGACCGAATACTTTGCCTTTCCCGAGAAATTCAACTTTATCGATATCGGGCTGGCGCCGATCCTTGCGCTGCTGCCGGACGACTGCCGCCGCTGCAGCGTGCACTTGCTGCTGGCCGATGTGCATGCCGACTCCGCTATCGCGCGCATCCTGCGGCCATTATCAAAGCGCAACCTGCTGACCGGCTGCACGCCGGTCGTCAATCTGTTTGCCCAGGCGGCCAATCCGCTGCGCCTGACGCACACCAGCGCCGACTATCCGCTGCTGCCGTCCGTGCGGCAGGCGCATGGCCATGACATCTACAGCGTCGACAGCGTGCGCGTGTTCGGTGGCAGCGGGCAGGGTGCGGCGCCAGACACTTATTTCCCTTTGTATTCGATGCGCCACGGCGAGGCCGGCGGGCGGCGGGGCCGCTACTGGCTGACGCGGCGCGACGAGGTCATGGCGCTGAGCCATCCCGGCTACGAAATGCGCATCGCCTTTGTCGACAGTGCCATGGTGCCGCTGCACGACAGCACGCAGACGGTGTCGATCAATCTCACCTGCAGCAACCGCGACTGGCCGACCCGCCTGGCCTATGGCGCGCCGGGTGGCGACCTGCGCCACGAAGGGCCAGCCAGCAGCCTGCCGGTACGCCTGTTGCGCAAGCCCGGCGCGCCTTGCCGCTTTGCCTCGGGCGCGCCGGCCCACTGGCGGCTGATTGCCCAGCTGTCGCTGAACCACCAGTCGCTGGGCCAGCAGGGTTTGCCGGTTTTCAAGCAAATCCTGGAGCTGTACAACTTGCCGGGTTCTATCAGCGCCGCGCGCCAGATCGCCGGCATCACCGGCTTGCGCCAGCGTCCCGCCAGCACCTGGCTGGCCGACGAGGCGGGCGGCAGCCTGGTGTTCGGCATCGAGGTCGTGCTGACGGTGGACGAGGACGCTTTTGCCGGCAGCGGCCTGCATGCGTTCGCGCAAGTGATCGAACATTTTCTCGGGCTATATGTTCACCTTGCCAGCTATACCCGATTGATCGTCCTGTCGCACCAGAGCGGAAAGGAGTTGCTATGTTGCCTGCCCCGCAATGGAAGCCAGACCCTGGTGTGA
- the tssG gene encoding type VI secretion system baseplate subunit TssG, with protein MNPDVIPDLIAQLLARPGRFDFFQALRLLAAWLAQQGLEADRVFEQGLHLHGSASLAFAPGQIEHCWADDEGRLHVRAAMIGFLGLHGNLPLHYTDTIDRHERDTGDGGPRAWLDGLSQRALSLFYQAWARYRIECQGDADGGDFLPLQLALAGVAPGALAQQSDSLPAHVIAHYAALLRHRPATAEVMQAVLAEYFGVDVRLQRFIAAWVTRAPHEHTRLAGSNAVLGGGAMLGERCRRADLRLRLVFGPLSREQYDDFLPGRPGALVLRQMLALFGLPCVSFEVRLVLRRDAVRGCALGDGACLGQHAFLLTEPPQADRDDMHYELRFDGSA; from the coding sequence GTGAACCCTGACGTTATCCCTGATTTGATCGCACAACTGCTGGCGCGGCCCGGGCGCTTCGATTTTTTCCAGGCGCTGCGCCTGCTGGCGGCCTGGCTGGCGCAGCAGGGCCTGGAAGCGGACCGGGTATTCGAGCAGGGCCTGCACCTGCACGGCAGCGCCAGCCTGGCGTTTGCGCCTGGCCAGATCGAACACTGCTGGGCCGATGACGAGGGCCGGTTGCATGTGCGCGCGGCCATGATCGGTTTTCTGGGCCTGCACGGCAACTTGCCGCTGCACTACACCGATACCATCGACCGGCATGAACGCGACACGGGCGACGGCGGCCCGCGCGCCTGGCTCGATGGCTTGTCACAGCGTGCGCTGAGCTTGTTTTACCAAGCCTGGGCCCGCTACCGCATCGAATGTCAGGGCGACGCCGATGGCGGCGACTTCCTGCCGTTGCAACTGGCGCTGGCCGGCGTCGCTCCCGGTGCCTTGGCGCAACAGTCCGATAGTTTGCCCGCGCACGTGATTGCCCATTACGCGGCTTTGCTGCGCCACCGGCCGGCCACGGCCGAAGTGATGCAGGCGGTACTGGCCGAGTATTTCGGCGTGGACGTACGGTTGCAGCGTTTTATCGCTGCCTGGGTGACCCGCGCGCCGCACGAGCATACGCGGCTGGCGGGCAGCAACGCCGTACTGGGCGGCGGCGCCATGCTGGGCGAGCGCTGCCGGCGCGCCGATCTGCGCCTGCGCCTGGTATTCGGACCCTTGTCGCGCGAGCAATATGACGACTTCCTGCCGGGCCGGCCGGGCGCGCTTGTCCTGCGCCAGATGCTGGCGCTGTTCGGCTTGCCGTGCGTCAGCTTCGAGGTGCGGCTGGTGCTGCGCCGCGACGCCGTGCGCGGTTGTGCGCTAGGCGATGGCGCCTGCCTGGGCCAGCATGCCTTTCTGCTGACCGAACCGCCACAGGCCGACCGCGACGACATGCATTACGAGCTGCGTTTTGATGGTTCCGCCTGA